Proteins encoded within one genomic window of Streptomyces sp. NBC_00523:
- a CDS encoding L-rhamnose mutarotase, protein MRIALHTKVRADRVAEYEAAHREVPPELTRAIRAAGAGSWTIWRSGTDLFHLIECDDYARLLAELEQLPVNVTWQARMDGLLDVVHDYSAEGAEAGLPVVWEL, encoded by the coding sequence ATGCGCATCGCCCTGCACACCAAGGTCCGCGCCGACCGCGTCGCCGAGTACGAGGCCGCGCACCGCGAGGTCCCGCCGGAGCTGACCCGGGCGATCCGGGCCGCTGGCGCGGGCTCCTGGACGATCTGGCGCAGCGGCACCGACCTCTTCCACCTCATCGAGTGCGACGACTACGCGCGCCTCCTCGCCGAGTTGGAGCAGCTGCCCGTCAACGTCACCTGGCAGGCCCGGATGGACGGCCTCCTCGACGTCGTCCACGACTACTCCGCCGAGGGCGCCGAGGCCGGGCTCCCCGTCGTCTGGGAGCTGTGA
- a CDS encoding Fpg/Nei family DNA glycosylase, whose protein sequence is MPELPEVEALRLFLDDHLVGKEIDRVLPLAISVLKTYDPPLTALHGGTVTEVRRHGKFLDIGVGPLHLVTHLARAGWLRWNDAFPAAPPRPGKGPLALRTVLTGGDGFDLTEAGTTKRLAVHLVHDPAEVPGIARLGPDPLGPEFDRDAFAALLDGERRQIKGALRDQSLIAGIGNAYSDEILHVAKMSPFKLTAHLTDDEITRLHEAMRTTLEDAVARSGGVEAGRLKAEKKSAMRVHGRTGQACPVCGDTIREVSFSDSSLQYCPTCQTGGKPLADRRLSRLLK, encoded by the coding sequence ATGCCCGAACTGCCGGAAGTCGAAGCCCTGCGGCTCTTCCTGGACGACCATCTCGTCGGCAAGGAGATCGACCGCGTCCTGCCGCTCGCGATCAGCGTCCTCAAGACGTACGACCCGCCGCTCACCGCCCTGCACGGGGGCACGGTCACCGAGGTGCGTCGGCACGGCAAGTTCCTCGACATCGGCGTCGGCCCGCTCCACCTCGTCACCCACCTCGCCCGGGCCGGCTGGCTCCGCTGGAACGACGCCTTCCCGGCGGCCCCGCCGCGCCCCGGCAAGGGCCCGCTGGCGCTGCGTACCGTCCTCACCGGCGGCGACGGCTTCGACCTCACCGAGGCCGGCACCACCAAACGCCTCGCTGTCCACCTCGTGCACGACCCGGCCGAGGTCCCCGGGATCGCCCGCCTCGGGCCCGATCCGCTCGGCCCGGAATTCGACCGGGACGCGTTCGCCGCACTGCTCGACGGGGAACGCCGCCAGATCAAGGGCGCCCTGCGCGACCAGTCGCTCATCGCCGGTATCGGCAACGCGTACAGCGACGAGATCCTGCACGTCGCGAAGATGTCGCCGTTCAAGCTCACCGCGCACCTCACCGACGACGAGATCACCCGGCTCCACGAGGCGATGCGCACCACCCTGGAGGACGCCGTCGCCCGGTCCGGCGGCGTCGAGGCCGGACGCCTCAAGGCCGAGAAGAAGAGCGCGATGCGCGTCCACGGACGCACCGGCCAGGCGTGCCCGGTCTGCGGGGACACCATCCGCGAGGTCTCCTTCAGCGACTCCTCGCTCCAGTACTGCCCGACCTGCCAGACGGGCGGCAAACCGCTCGCGGACCGCCGCCTGTCCCGGCTGCTCAAGTAG
- a CDS encoding aldo/keto reductase, whose product MRRGRLGGSAVEITELSFGAAAIGNLFSEVEPERAAAAVDAAWDAGIRYFDTAPHYGLGLSERRLGEALRHRPREAYTLSTKVGRVLDPLPPEETAASDGLSEGFAVRATHRRRWDFSAAGVRRSIEESLDRLGLDRIDVVYLHDPDDHAEPAFREAYPELEKLRAEGVVGAIGAGMNQTAMLTRFVRDTDVDVVLCAGRFTLLDQSALTDLLPTAAARGRSVVVGGVFNSGLLADPRPGATYDYATAPAGLLDRALRLKGVTEAHGVPLRAAALHYPLTHPAVAGVLVGTRSPDEVRDAAAQLGREIPGALWDDLRDQGLLPGNGH is encoded by the coding sequence ATGCGGCGCGGCAGGCTGGGTGGCAGCGCGGTCGAGATCACCGAACTCTCCTTCGGCGCGGCCGCCATCGGCAACCTCTTCAGCGAAGTGGAACCGGAACGGGCGGCGGCCGCCGTCGACGCTGCCTGGGACGCGGGCATCCGCTACTTCGACACCGCTCCGCACTACGGACTCGGCCTCTCCGAACGCCGCCTCGGGGAGGCCCTGCGCCACCGCCCCCGCGAGGCGTACACGCTCTCCACCAAGGTCGGCCGCGTCCTCGATCCGCTGCCCCCCGAGGAGACCGCCGCGTCCGACGGGCTCTCCGAGGGCTTCGCCGTACGCGCCACGCACCGCCGCCGCTGGGACTTCAGCGCGGCCGGCGTCCGCCGCAGCATCGAGGAAAGCCTCGACCGCCTGGGCCTCGACCGCATCGACGTCGTCTACCTCCACGACCCCGACGACCACGCGGAACCCGCCTTCCGCGAGGCGTATCCGGAACTCGAGAAGCTGCGCGCCGAAGGGGTCGTCGGGGCGATCGGCGCCGGGATGAACCAGACCGCGATGCTCACCCGCTTCGTCCGCGACACCGATGTGGACGTGGTCCTGTGCGCCGGCCGGTTCACCCTCCTCGACCAGTCGGCCCTCACCGACCTGCTGCCGACCGCCGCCGCGCGCGGCCGGAGCGTCGTCGTCGGCGGGGTCTTCAACTCCGGCCTCCTCGCCGACCCGCGCCCCGGCGCCACCTACGACTACGCCACCGCCCCGGCCGGTCTGCTGGACCGCGCCCTCCGGCTGAAGGGCGTCACCGAGGCCCACGGCGTACCGCTGCGCGCCGCCGCCCTGCACTATCCGCTCACCCACCCCGCCGTCGCCGGGGTCCTCGTCGGCACCCGCTCCCCGGACGAGGTGCGCGACGCCGCCGCACAGCTCGGCCGGGAGATCCCCGGCGCCCTCTGGGACGACCTGCGCGACCAGGGCCTGCTGCCCGGGAACGGACACTGA
- a CDS encoding wax ester/triacylglycerol synthase family O-acyltransferase, protein MGTELLAPLDLAFWHLESAAHPMHLGALAVFAPPPGAAPGPDALLGLLGARAAAIPRLRMRVRDVLLPVGGAAWSTDPEFDVHRHVRRVRLPAEATEPGGAGFMPAATRLAGELMERPLRRGLPPWEMYLIDGPDGGPFAVLVKLHHALADGMRAVTIGAGIFDEIASATTRPRPSARPRPVPPRSWMPGPRQVAGFALGRIEDLGRAFGVGASLVRAGRLDPRGAPMLRAGSSGTRRLATADLDLDAVRRVRRVTGGTGNDVLLAVVAGALRRWMLERGETPPRDDPRALVPVSRRRPGGATVATGNRLSAYLLDLPVSEPDPRERLRAVREAMDRNRSAGPLRGAGAVAVLADQLPSLAHRFGAPLAGNAARMLFDVLVTSVPLPRSRLSLAGCPLSALYPMAPLARGQSMAVALTTYGSRVHIGIVGDGKALPGLDGLARCADEELEALLAEVITA, encoded by the coding sequence TTGGGCACTGAGCTACTGGCACCCCTCGATCTCGCCTTCTGGCACCTCGAGTCCGCTGCCCACCCCATGCACCTCGGCGCGCTCGCCGTCTTCGCGCCGCCCCCCGGCGCCGCCCCCGGCCCCGACGCGCTCCTCGGTCTCCTCGGCGCGCGCGCCGCCGCGATTCCCCGGCTGCGCATGCGGGTACGCGACGTGCTGCTGCCTGTCGGCGGCGCCGCCTGGTCCACCGACCCGGAGTTCGACGTCCACCGTCACGTCCGGCGCGTCCGGCTGCCCGCCGAGGCGACGGAGCCCGGCGGCGCGGGCTTCATGCCGGCCGCGACCCGGCTCGCCGGGGAGCTGATGGAGCGGCCGCTCCGCCGGGGCCTCCCCCCCTGGGAGATGTACCTCATCGACGGACCGGACGGCGGCCCGTTCGCCGTGCTCGTCAAGCTCCACCACGCGCTCGCCGACGGGATGCGCGCGGTCACCATCGGGGCCGGGATCTTCGACGAGATCGCCTCCGCGACGACCCGCCCCCGCCCCTCCGCCCGGCCGCGTCCGGTGCCGCCCCGGTCCTGGATGCCGGGCCCGCGCCAGGTCGCCGGGTTCGCCCTCGGCCGGATCGAGGACCTGGGCCGCGCCTTCGGGGTCGGCGCCTCGCTGGTCCGGGCCGGCCGCCTCGATCCGCGCGGCGCACCGATGCTCCGGGCCGGCTCCAGCGGGACCCGGCGGCTCGCCACGGCCGACCTCGACCTCGACGCCGTGCGGCGCGTCCGCCGCGTGACCGGGGGCACCGGCAACGATGTGCTGCTCGCCGTCGTGGCGGGTGCGCTGCGGCGCTGGATGCTGGAGCGCGGCGAGACCCCGCCGCGCGACGACCCGCGCGCCCTGGTCCCGGTCTCCCGCCGCCGTCCGGGCGGCGCGACGGTTGCCACCGGCAACCGGCTCTCCGCCTACCTCCTGGACCTCCCCGTCTCGGAGCCGGACCCCCGGGAGCGGCTGCGCGCGGTACGCGAGGCGATGGACCGGAACAGGTCGGCGGGCCCGCTGCGGGGCGCCGGGGCGGTCGCGGTGCTGGCCGATCAGCTGCCGTCGCTGGCCCACCGTTTCGGCGCCCCGCTCGCCGGGAACGCGGCCCGGATGCTCTTCGACGTCCTGGTCACCAGCGTGCCCCTGCCGCGCTCGCGCCTCTCGCTGGCCGGCTGCCCGCTGAGCGCGCTGTACCCGATGGCACCGCTGGCCCGGGGCCAGTCGATGGCGGTCGCGCTGACGACGTACGGCTCGCGCGTCCACATCGGGATCGTGGGCGACGGCAAGGCGCTGCCCGGACTGGACGGTCTCGCGCGGTGCGCCGACGAGGAGCTTGAGGCGCTTCTCGCAGAGGTGATCACGGCATAG
- a CDS encoding LytR/AlgR family response regulator transcription factor: MLRVLAVDDEEPALEELLYLLRADPRIRSAEGATGATEALRRIGSAVDAGPDDPTAIDVVFLDIHMAGLTGLDVAQLLAGFAAPPLIVFVTAHEGFAVHAFDLKAVDYVLKPVRRERLAEAVRRVAEQVQDRSAPAVHDTAQDQIAVELGGVIRFVPIDDITYAEAQGDYARLHTAHGSHLVRVPLTTLEERWRTRGFVRIHRRHLVALGRIDELRLDAGSMSVRIGTAELAVSRRHTRALRDLLMRRTGR, from the coding sequence ATGCTCCGCGTACTCGCCGTCGACGACGAAGAACCCGCCCTGGAGGAACTGCTCTACCTCCTGCGCGCCGACCCCCGCATCCGCAGCGCGGAGGGGGCCACCGGGGCCACCGAGGCGCTGCGCCGCATCGGGAGCGCCGTCGACGCGGGGCCCGACGACCCGACCGCCATCGACGTGGTCTTCCTCGACATCCACATGGCCGGTCTCACCGGGCTCGACGTCGCCCAGCTCCTCGCCGGTTTCGCCGCGCCGCCGCTCATCGTCTTCGTCACCGCCCACGAGGGCTTCGCCGTGCACGCCTTCGACCTCAAGGCCGTCGACTACGTCCTCAAACCGGTCCGCCGCGAGCGCCTCGCCGAGGCCGTACGACGCGTCGCCGAGCAGGTCCAGGACCGTTCGGCCCCCGCCGTCCACGACACCGCGCAGGACCAGATAGCCGTCGAACTGGGCGGCGTCATCCGCTTCGTCCCGATCGATGACATCACCTACGCCGAGGCCCAGGGCGACTACGCCCGGCTGCACACCGCCCACGGCAGCCACCTGGTCCGCGTCCCCCTCACCACCCTGGAGGAGCGCTGGCGCACCCGCGGCTTCGTCCGCATCCACCGCCGCCACCTCGTGGCCCTCGGCCGGATCGACGAACTGCGCCTGGACGCCGGCAGCATGAGCGTCCGCATCGGCACCGCGGAACTGGCCGTCAGCCGCCGCCACACCCGCGCCCTGCGCGACCTGCTGATGAGGCGGACCGGCCGCTGA
- a CDS encoding amidohydrolase family protein, whose protein sequence is MAAGPRVVDAHHHVWDLAVRDQDWITGEALAPLRRDFTLEDLEPEARAAGVSATVLVQTVTVAGETPEFLALADRSKLVAGVVGWTDLTAPDIADTLAALRELPGGDRLVGLRHQVQSEPDPEWLLRPDVLRGLAAVADAGLVHDLVILPHQLPAATRAAAALPGLVLVLDHAGKPPVATGRIRPWADDLRAFAALPNTVCKLSGLVTEADWDTWTPDGLRPYAETVIEAFGPGRLMFGSDWPVCRLAATYTEVLDTARALIQDLSEDERAAVLATTAERVYGLR, encoded by the coding sequence ATGGCGGCCGGGCCCCGTGTCGTGGACGCCCACCACCATGTGTGGGACCTCGCGGTCCGCGACCAGGACTGGATCACCGGCGAGGCGCTGGCCCCCCTCCGCCGCGACTTCACCCTCGAAGACCTGGAGCCCGAGGCGCGCGCGGCCGGGGTGAGCGCCACCGTCCTCGTCCAGACGGTCACCGTGGCCGGGGAGACGCCCGAGTTCCTGGCGCTGGCCGACCGCAGCAAGCTGGTCGCCGGGGTCGTCGGCTGGACCGACCTCACCGCCCCGGACATCGCCGACACCCTGGCCGCCCTGCGCGAACTCCCCGGGGGCGACCGGCTCGTCGGGCTGCGCCACCAGGTCCAGAGCGAACCGGACCCCGAGTGGCTGCTCCGGCCCGACGTGCTGCGCGGTCTGGCCGCCGTGGCCGACGCCGGGCTCGTCCACGACCTGGTTATCCTCCCGCACCAGCTGCCCGCCGCGACCCGGGCCGCCGCCGCGCTCCCGGGGCTCGTCCTCGTACTCGACCACGCGGGGAAGCCGCCCGTGGCCACCGGGCGCATCCGGCCCTGGGCCGACGACCTGCGGGCCTTCGCCGCCCTCCCCAACACCGTCTGCAAGCTCTCCGGACTCGTCACCGAAGCGGACTGGGACACCTGGACGCCGGACGGCCTGCGCCCGTACGCGGAGACCGTGATCGAGGCCTTCGGCCCCGGGCGGCTCATGTTCGGCTCCGACTGGCCGGTGTGCCGCCTCGCCGCCACGTACACCGAGGTCCTGGACACCGCCCGCGCCCTGATCCAGGACCTGAGCGAGGACGAGCGGGCCGCCGTGCTCGCCACCACCGCCGAACGCGTGTACGGCCTTCGGTAG